Sequence from the Ancalomicrobiaceae bacterium S20 genome:
AGCGGCCGCCAGGTGCCGTCCGGCTGGCGGCAGGCCGTGCCCCGCGCAGTCTGCGGCTTGCCGTCGATGTAGATCGTGTGCGTATAGTCGCGGCAGGTGTACTGGTTCACCGCGTAGGCCGGGCCCGGCGTGATCGAGCCGGTGTGGCCCGACGGACCGCGCCACTGCCGCGCGCTGCCGGCCGGGCCGGCCTCGAGCGCATCGTATTCGGCCTGAGCGGCCAGTTCGCGATCCCGATCATCGAGGTTGCGACCGATGTCGCCGCCGAGAAGGGCGCCGAGCGCCGCACCGGCGCCGGCGGCCAGGACCTTGCCCGAACCGCCCCCGAACTGGCTGCCGATCAGGCCGCCGGCGAGCGCGCCGGTGACGGTACCGAGGCTCTGCTTCGGCCCGGCGTCGGCGCAACCGGCGAGAACCGCCGCGAAACCGATGACGACGGCGAAATTCGACTTCATGAGCAACGGTCCCCTCGAACGACGCGTTCCCGGCCTCACGAAGCGCTCGGCTCCGTATAGGCGGCTGCGGCCAATCCGCCGCGACGATGTTTCGGCCTCCTAAGGCCATTCGATCATGGCCGAAATGGGTCGATTCGCCCATTGCCACAAGGCTTGCCGAGCAGGATCGTCTCAGAGGGCCGGCAGCACCAGTTCGCAGCGCAGACCGCCGAGCGGCGCATCGGCGAGCGCGAAGCGGCCACCATAGAGTGCCGCGAGTTCCGTGACGATGTTGAGACCGAGGCCGGTGCCTGGCACGGTCTCGTCGAGCCGGCGGCCACGCTTCAGCGCTTCCGCCCGCTTCTCGGGGGAAAGACCGGGGCCGTCGTCGTCGACCGTCACGGTCAGGAACCGCCGATCGCCGGAGCGCGCCGCCGCCTCGACCGTGACCGTCACGACGACATGGCCGCGGCACCATTTGCAGGCGTTGTCCATCAGGTTGCCAAGCGCTTCCTCGAGATCCTGCTTCTCGCCGCGGAACCTGACCGGCTCGGCCAGTTCCACCTCGACCACCACGCCCTTCTGTTCGTGGATCTTGCGCATCGCGCGGGCGAGCCGCTCCACGATCGGACCGACGTCCGTCACGGCGCCGATCACCCGGCGTTGCGCGGCCATGCGCGCGCGCTCCAGATGGTGGTCGATATGCTCCTTCATCAGCGCCGCCTGCTCGACGATGCGCGGCGCGATCGGGGCCTGCGACGAGCGCGCCTCGTTGGTGATCACCGACAGCGGCGTCTTCAGCGCGTGGGCGAGATTGCCGACATGGGTCCGCGCTCGCTCCATCGTCTCGCGATTGGCCTCGATCAGCGCGTTGAGCTCCTGAGCGAGCGGCACGATCTCGGAGGGGAACGAGCCGTCGAG
This genomic interval carries:
- a CDS encoding ATP-binding protein, whose protein sequence is MRGSSLALRLFVLAAIWSALSLAAAGFVLIAVYRGSVERAFDERLGVYLKTLVGAMAAQSADGGGTFKEPGNVGEPRFELPLSGWYWVVRRAGDGKVLMTSPSLVGEVLALPSDSGVVPGDDRIAKAYIVGPDRQDLRVLEREISFDETAEHAYRIAVAGDAGGLRDDVTAFSTRTALILFLVGLGLVVTTSFQVRLGLSPIERMRQALFRIRAGDAERLDGSFPSEIVPLAQELNALIEANRETMERARTHVGNLAHALKTPLSVITNEARSSQAPIAPRIVEQAALMKEHIDHHLERARMAAQRRVIGAVTDVGPIVERLARAMRKIHEQKGVVVEVELAEPVRFRGEKQDLEEALGNLMDNACKWCRGHVVVTVTVEAAARSGDRRFLTVTVDDDGPGLSPEKRAEALKRGRRLDETVPGTGLGLNIVTELAALYGGRFALADAPLGGLRCELVLPAL
- a CDS encoding glycine zipper 2TM domain-containing protein — its product is MKSNFAVVIGFAAVLAGCADAGPKQSLGTVTGALAGGLIGSQFGGGSGKVLAAGAGAALGALLGGDIGRNLDDRDRELAAQAEYDALEAGPAGSARQWRGPSGHTGSITPGPAYAVNQYTCRDYTHTIYIDGKPQTARGTACRQPDGTWRPLS